Proteins from one Streptosporangium becharense genomic window:
- a CDS encoding VanZ family protein: MSQTWHLWGDIVVAAFLGVPPAALAVWLLAARRTRAGHPLPVRTALADVVAVAGTVPWIWMILTPGVGVSGVSLVPFTDLTAVLEAGVPTAFVQVGGNLLVFAAAGAALPVRSARFASPAAMAGAAATASCAVELLQYVLDLGRVSSVDDVIVNTAGAVLASTVTRRWWASRIAGETISR; encoded by the coding sequence ATGAGTCAGACGTGGCACTTATGGGGTGACATCGTGGTGGCGGCCTTCCTGGGAGTCCCGCCGGCGGCTCTCGCGGTATGGTTGCTGGCCGCCCGGCGCACCCGGGCGGGCCACCCCCTCCCCGTCCGGACGGCCCTGGCCGACGTGGTCGCCGTGGCCGGGACCGTCCCCTGGATCTGGATGATCCTCACCCCCGGGGTGGGCGTCTCAGGGGTGAGCCTCGTTCCCTTCACCGACCTGACGGCCGTTCTGGAGGCAGGCGTCCCGACGGCGTTCGTACAGGTGGGGGGTAATCTGCTGGTTTTCGCCGCGGCCGGCGCGGCCCTGCCGGTACGGTCGGCGCGGTTCGCCTCGCCCGCCGCCATGGCAGGCGCGGCGGCGACCGCCTCCTGCGCGGTGGAGCTCCTGCAGTACGTCCTGGATCTGGGCCGGGTGAGCTCCGTCGACGATGTGATCGTCAACACGGCCGGTGCCGTCCTGGCCTCGACCGTCACGCGCCGATGGTGGGCCTCCCGGATAGCGGGCGAAACCATTTCTCGGTAA
- a CDS encoding GntR family transcriptional regulator: protein MQQSPVPPESPIYRRIADRLRAAILSGDLQDGDRLPGENALMAQHGIARATARQALSVLINEGLAVPKRGSGVYVRLFRPIRRHGAGRLSRERWGGGQAIWDSDTGDRRYTVDEIEIDRETADDVVARVLGGSDVWVRRRRYSVDGRSVQLSVSHFPAHLVEDTAVTRRDTGPGGVYARLAELGHAPAHFTEEIRARMPHPHETVQLDLPAGTPVIVIARTAYTSAGVPVEVNEMILDAASYVLQYDFDA, encoded by the coding sequence GTGCAGCAGTCCCCGGTACCTCCCGAATCCCCGATCTATCGGCGCATCGCCGACAGGCTTCGCGCAGCGATCCTGTCCGGTGATCTCCAAGACGGGGACCGGCTCCCGGGCGAGAACGCCCTGATGGCACAGCACGGCATAGCGCGTGCGACCGCCAGGCAGGCCTTGTCGGTGCTCATCAACGAAGGACTGGCCGTACCAAAGCGCGGGTCGGGGGTGTACGTCCGGCTGTTCCGGCCCATCAGGCGGCACGGTGCCGGCCGGCTCTCCCGGGAGCGGTGGGGAGGCGGCCAGGCGATCTGGGACTCCGACACCGGAGACCGCCGCTACACGGTCGACGAGATCGAGATCGATCGGGAGACCGCCGACGACGTCGTCGCCCGGGTGCTGGGCGGCTCCGACGTGTGGGTCCGCAGACGCCGCTACTCGGTGGACGGGCGATCGGTGCAGCTGTCCGTCTCCCACTTCCCGGCCCACCTGGTGGAGGACACCGCGGTCACGCGGCGGGACACCGGGCCCGGGGGCGTCTACGCGCGCCTGGCAGAGCTGGGCCACGCTCCGGCGCACTTCACGGAGGAGATCCGCGCTCGCATGCCCCATCCCCACGAGACCGTCCAGCTCGACCTGCCGGCGGGCACCCCGGTCATCGTGATCGCCAGGACCGCGTACACCTCCGCCGGTGTCCCCGTCGAGGTCAACGAGATGATCCTCGACGCCGCCTCCTACGTACTCCAGTACGACTTCGATGCATAG
- the kynU gene encoding kynureninase — translation MTITRAECVALDASDPLKHLRDEFSLPDGTIYLVGNSLGAPPKAAVAAVTRTVEEEWGGRLVGGWNASGWYDLPLTTGDRIAPLIGVGPGQVAVGESTSIAIVKAVTAALSLRPGRRVIVSDRANFPTDHYMVQGLVKALDGYEIRDIAGLGDLAGVLADDVACVLMSEVDYRTGARHDTAEVTAAVQAAGALMIWDLCHSAGAFQVDMSVADFAIGCTYKYLNAGPGSPAYIYVHPRHQAGAEHMLTGWHGHAEPFAFEPGFRPAEGIRRFTVSTPHVLSYAPLNASLDIWERVDLAELRAKSVALTSLFIELVEEFCAPYDLALLSPRDPERRGSQVSFRHPDGYPVMRALIDRGVHGDFRAPDVLRFGFAPLYIRHVDVYDAAVALAEVLREEHWRDERYRRRLAVT, via the coding sequence GTGACCATCACCCGTGCCGAGTGCGTCGCTCTCGACGCCAGTGACCCCCTCAAACACCTCAGGGACGAGTTCAGCCTGCCCGACGGGACGATCTATCTGGTCGGCAATTCCCTCGGCGCCCCGCCGAAAGCCGCCGTGGCGGCGGTCACCCGGACGGTGGAGGAGGAGTGGGGCGGCCGGCTGGTCGGCGGGTGGAACGCCTCCGGCTGGTACGACCTGCCCCTGACCACCGGCGACCGGATCGCCCCGCTCATCGGCGTGGGTCCCGGCCAGGTGGCGGTGGGCGAGAGCACCTCGATCGCGATCGTCAAGGCCGTCACCGCCGCGCTGAGCCTGCGTCCGGGACGACGTGTGATCGTTTCCGACCGGGCCAACTTCCCGACCGACCACTACATGGTCCAGGGGCTGGTCAAGGCGCTGGACGGCTACGAGATTCGTGATATCGCCGGGCTCGGCGACCTCGCGGGCGTGCTCGCGGACGACGTCGCGTGCGTGCTGATGTCGGAGGTGGACTACCGCACCGGCGCGCGTCACGACACGGCCGAGGTGACCGCGGCGGTCCAGGCCGCGGGAGCGTTGATGATCTGGGACCTGTGCCACAGCGCCGGGGCCTTCCAGGTCGACATGTCGGTCGCCGACTTCGCGATCGGCTGCACCTACAAGTACCTCAACGCCGGGCCGGGGTCTCCGGCCTACATCTACGTGCACCCGCGTCACCAGGCCGGGGCGGAGCACATGCTGACCGGCTGGCACGGCCACGCGGAGCCGTTCGCGTTCGAGCCGGGTTTCCGCCCGGCCGAGGGGATCCGGCGTTTCACCGTGAGCACTCCGCACGTGCTCTCCTACGCCCCGCTCAACGCCTCGCTCGACATCTGGGAGCGGGTCGACCTGGCCGAGCTGCGGGCCAAGAGCGTGGCGTTGACCTCGCTCTTCATCGAGCTGGTCGAGGAGTTCTGCGCGCCGTACGACCTCGCGCTCCTGTCGCCCCGCGACCCGGAGCGCCGGGGCAGCCAGGTCAGCTTCCGCCATCCCGACGGTTACCCCGTCATGCGTGCTCTGATCGACCGCGGCGTCCACGGTGACTTCCGCGCACCCGACGTGCTCAGGTTCGGTTTCGCGCCGCTCTACATCCGCCACGTGGACGTCTACGACGCGGCCGTGGCCCTCGCCGAGGTGCTGCGTGAGGAACACTGGCGCGACGAGCGTTACCGGCGGCGCCTGGCCGTCACCTGA
- a CDS encoding dienelactone hydrolase family protein — protein sequence MEARTEKITVADGTFDLHLWLPESGRGPAVLLVQEIFGVGPYIRKVAEDLAALGYVVGAPDLFWRLRPNWVADHDEAGVTASLELSSRFDVPQGVADAAVALAYLGGLPEAHGGSAAVGFCLGGSIAYLLAATVEVDAVVSFYGSAVPDATGMLEKITCPLLLVFGGSDPYIPRERVAGVEAAAARWPNVETHVAEEAGHAFLNEAPRFHHPEAARVAWERAVEFLGRHVPAVPRT from the coding sequence GTGGAAGCCCGCACCGAGAAGATCACCGTCGCCGACGGCACGTTCGACCTGCATCTGTGGCTGCCGGAGAGCGGCCGGGGCCCGGCGGTGCTGCTGGTCCAGGAGATCTTCGGGGTCGGGCCGTACATCAGGAAGGTCGCCGAGGACCTGGCCGCGCTCGGGTACGTCGTCGGGGCACCGGACCTCTTCTGGCGGCTGCGGCCCAACTGGGTGGCGGACCACGACGAGGCCGGTGTGACGGCCTCGCTGGAGCTCTCCTCCAGGTTCGACGTCCCGCAGGGGGTGGCCGACGCCGCGGTCGCCCTGGCGTACCTCGGCGGGCTGCCCGAGGCCCACGGCGGGTCGGCGGCGGTCGGTTTCTGCCTGGGCGGCTCGATCGCCTATCTCCTGGCCGCCACGGTCGAGGTGGACGCGGTCGTCTCGTTCTATGGTTCCGCCGTCCCGGACGCCACGGGCATGCTGGAGAAGATCACCTGCCCGCTGCTGCTCGTCTTCGGCGGTTCGGACCCGTACATCCCGCGTGAGCGGGTCGCCGGGGTGGAGGCCGCCGCGGCGCGGTGGCCGAACGTCGAGACGCACGTCGCCGAGGAGGCCGGGCACGCCTTCCTCAACGAGGCCCCGCGATTCCACCACCCCGAGGCCGCGCGGGTCGCCTGGGAACGCGCGGTGGAGTTCCTCGGCCGTCATGTCCCGGCGGTCCCGCGAACCTGA
- a CDS encoding DUF2293 domain-containing protein, with amino-acid sequence MSKLERRIAEAAEAALAQRKYVTAIDVLTGLRWLHAQHVDTWRQGRATTLEQLAAVDGARMTEAVAALRRWALARGLTPSPTPYVSGARDRGELRFVADGDDSAFRVHWISPDMSEARRRQLAERQSKAPDLTVVEPEKPWECAGCAGTGPYLIMESAGSYCLTCADLDHLVLLPAGDAALSRRAKKESGLAAVVVRFNRRRKRYERLGILVEEAALARAEEQCLADEEVRLRRRERDRVRRAGEDLEFQAAMAEEIVRLFPGCPPERAAEISAHAAQRGSGRVGRTAAAKVFDENAITLAVIASVRHLDTDYDRLLMSGVPRAEARDRIRPGVDRVLTGWRGAAV; translated from the coding sequence GTGAGCAAACTCGAACGCCGGATCGCCGAGGCCGCCGAGGCCGCGCTCGCGCAGCGCAAGTACGTCACCGCCATCGACGTGCTGACCGGGCTCCGCTGGTTGCACGCGCAGCACGTCGACACCTGGCGGCAGGGCCGGGCGACGACGCTGGAGCAGCTCGCGGCCGTCGACGGGGCCAGGATGACGGAGGCGGTGGCCGCCCTGCGCCGCTGGGCACTGGCGCGGGGGCTCACGCCCAGCCCGACGCCGTACGTCTCCGGTGCCCGCGACCGCGGCGAGCTGCGCTTCGTGGCGGACGGCGACGACAGCGCCTTCCGGGTCCACTGGATCTCACCGGACATGAGCGAGGCCAGGCGGCGGCAGCTCGCCGAGCGGCAGAGCAAGGCCCCCGATCTGACGGTGGTGGAACCGGAGAAACCCTGGGAGTGCGCGGGCTGCGCCGGCACCGGGCCGTACCTGATCATGGAAAGCGCCGGGTCCTACTGCCTGACCTGTGCGGATCTGGACCACCTGGTCCTGCTGCCCGCGGGCGACGCCGCGCTCAGCAGGCGGGCCAAGAAGGAGAGCGGGCTGGCCGCCGTGGTGGTCCGGTTCAACCGCCGGCGTAAGCGCTATGAGCGGCTGGGCATCCTCGTGGAGGAGGCCGCGCTGGCACGGGCCGAGGAGCAGTGCCTGGCCGATGAGGAGGTCCGGCTGCGCCGCAGGGAGCGCGACCGGGTCCGGCGGGCCGGCGAGGACCTGGAGTTTCAGGCCGCCATGGCCGAGGAGATCGTCCGGCTGTTCCCCGGCTGCCCGCCCGAGCGGGCCGCGGAGATCTCCGCGCACGCCGCGCAGCGCGGCAGCGGCCGGGTCGGCCGGACCGCCGCCGCGAAGGTGTTCGACGAGAACGCGATCACGCTGGCCGTGATCGCCTCCGTGCGCCACCTCGACACCGACTACGACCGGCTGCTGATGTCGGGGGTGCCCCGCGCCGAGGCCCGGGACCGGATCCGCCCGGGTGTCGACCGGGTGCTGACCGGCTGGCGCGGCGCGGCCGTCTGA